From the Sphingomonas aliaeris genome, one window contains:
- a CDS encoding TatD family hydrolase has protein sequence MLADSHCHLNYKGLAEDQQAVLERARARGVTAMLNIATRESEWDDVLATAERESDVWATVGIHPHEADKHAHIDTAKLVARAQHPRVVGIGESGLDYFYDHSDRERQQVSFRAHIAAARETQLPIVVHTRDAEEDTASILREEMGKGAYPCVIHCFTASGAFADIALDLGCYISISGIVTFKNAKDLQETAARLPLDRLLIETDAPFLAPVPHRGKTGEPAFVADTARFLADLRGERLEDLTEATAHNFHSLFAKTRS, from the coding sequence ATGCTGGCCGACAGCCATTGCCACCTGAATTACAAAGGGTTGGCGGAGGATCAGCAAGCGGTGCTGGAACGGGCGCGGGCCCGTGGCGTCACGGCGATGCTGAATATCGCGACACGTGAAAGCGAATGGGACGACGTACTCGCCACCGCCGAGCGGGAGAGCGATGTCTGGGCGACCGTCGGTATCCATCCGCACGAGGCCGACAAGCACGCGCACATCGATACCGCCAAGCTGGTCGCACGTGCGCAGCATCCCCGCGTCGTCGGTATCGGCGAGAGCGGTCTCGACTATTTCTACGACCATAGCGACCGGGAACGGCAGCAGGTCAGCTTCCGCGCGCACATCGCCGCGGCGCGCGAGACGCAATTGCCTATCGTCGTCCATACGCGCGATGCCGAAGAGGATACCGCGTCGATCCTGCGCGAGGAGATGGGGAAGGGGGCTTACCCTTGCGTCATCCACTGCTTCACCGCGAGCGGGGCGTTCGCCGATATCGCGCTCGATCTCGGCTGCTATATCTCCATTTCCGGTATCGTGACGTTCAAGAACGCGAAGGATTTGCAGGAAACCGCGGCGCGGCTGCCGCTCGACCGGCTGCTGATCGAGACGGATGCGCCGTTTCTCGCACCCGTTCCACATCGCGGGAAGACGGGTGAGCCCGCCTTCGTCGCGGACACGGCGAGGTTCCTGGCGGACCTTCGTGGCGAGCGGCTGGAGGATCTGACCGAGGCGACGGCCCACAATTTCCACAGCCTTTTTGCCAAGACGCGATCGTGA
- a CDS encoding MBL fold metallo-hydrolase → MKVRILGSGTSSGVPRIGNDWGACDPAEPRNRRTRASIVVETKTTRILVDTSPDMREQLLSAGISDLDAVIWTHDHADHCHGIDDLRQVFHARGAPVRGLARRETLAPLMTRFAYVFSGRAGYPSTVAAETLADDIKIGDIRVRAVDQPHGNILSAGLRFDADGTSIGYATDFHALTDDMRSLYQGLDIWIVDALRRFPHPSHPELSAVLGWIEQLGPARSALIHMDNSMDYRALLAELPVGVEPGYDGLEMVA, encoded by the coding sequence ATGAAGGTTCGTATCCTCGGTTCGGGAACATCGTCCGGGGTGCCGAGGATCGGCAATGACTGGGGTGCCTGCGATCCCGCCGAGCCGCGCAACCGCCGGACGCGCGCATCGATCGTCGTCGAAACCAAGACGACGCGCATTTTGGTCGATACCAGTCCCGACATGCGCGAGCAGTTGCTGTCGGCCGGTATATCCGATCTGGATGCCGTCATCTGGACCCACGATCATGCGGATCATTGCCACGGGATCGATGATCTGCGGCAGGTATTTCACGCGCGGGGTGCGCCGGTTCGCGGGCTGGCGCGACGGGAGACCCTGGCGCCGCTGATGACGCGTTTCGCCTATGTTTTCAGTGGCCGCGCCGGATATCCCTCGACCGTCGCGGCAGAAACTCTGGCAGACGATATCAAGATCGGCGATATCCGCGTGCGCGCGGTCGATCAGCCTCATGGCAACATCCTCTCGGCGGGGCTACGGTTCGACGCCGATGGCACATCGATCGGATATGCGACGGATTTCCATGCGCTAACGGACGATATGCGAAGCCTGTATCAGGGTCTCGATATCTGGATCGTCGATGCGCTTCGGCGTTTTCCGCACCCGTCGCATCCCGAGTTGTCGGCCGTTCTCGGTTGGATCGAGCAATTGGGTCCGGCGCGTTCCGCATTGATCCATATGGACAATTCAATGGATTATAGGGCGCTGCTGGCCGAGCTGCCGGTCGGGGTCGAGCCCGGATATGACGGTCTGGAGATGGTCGCGTGA
- a CDS encoding retropepsin-like aspartic protease family protein, translated as MTGTGFDIFYFALMLILPLSALAARRLPIASTLKMALAWIAIFVVLMIVVGNWGRVAPALQPIADTLGISDQSVSGSTVRIRMAEDGHFWANVSVNGVQRRMLVDSGATTTALSTDTAEAAALDLNESIVPTMLNTANGSVSAQRATIGTLNIGSIQAKDLPAVVSPAFGDTDVLGMNFLSRLKSWRVENDMLVMEPTGQ; from the coding sequence GTGACGGGCACCGGGTTCGATATATTCTACTTCGCGCTGATGCTCATCCTGCCCTTGTCCGCGCTGGCGGCTCGCCGATTGCCGATCGCGAGCACCCTGAAGATGGCGCTCGCGTGGATCGCGATCTTCGTCGTGCTGATGATCGTCGTGGGAAATTGGGGCCGCGTCGCGCCCGCGCTACAGCCGATCGCCGATACGCTGGGGATCAGCGATCAGTCGGTGTCCGGTTCGACGGTACGGATCCGGATGGCGGAGGATGGTCATTTCTGGGCGAACGTCAGCGTCAACGGAGTCCAGCGGCGTATGCTCGTCGACAGCGGCGCGACGACTACGGCGCTTTCGACGGATACCGCCGAGGCTGCGGCGCTCGATCTCAATGAAAGTATCGTGCCGACGATGCTCAATACGGCCAACGGGTCGGTCAGCGCGCAACGTGCGACGATCGGGACGCTGAATATCGGGAGCATCCAGGCAAAGGATCTGCCTGCGGTCGTATCACCGGCGTTCGGGGACACGGACGTGCTTGGCATGAACTTTCTGTCGCGGCTCAAATCGTGGCGCGTCGAGAACGACATGCTGGTTATGGAGCCCACGGGGCAATGA
- the mazG gene encoding nucleoside triphosphate pyrophosphohydrolase, with translation MRKPPPSDRRVYPAIGRLVAIMARLRDPVSGCEWDRSQDFASIAPYTIEEAYEVADAIARDDYDDLRDELGDLLLQVVFHSRMAEEAGLFALEDVAASISDKMERRHPHIFGDDAAGGHHRWEEIKAAERASKSTSSGPVGALDGVAIGLPALLRAEKLQKRAARTGFDWPDADGPRGKVIEEIAEIDAASEAEREEEVGDLLFSVVNWARHLGIDPEAALRQANAKFERRFKAMETEAGAGFQSLDLEGMERLWQCAKIDPAK, from the coding sequence GTGAGGAAGCCCCCCCCATCGGATCGACGCGTCTATCCGGCCATCGGACGGCTGGTTGCGATCATGGCGCGGCTTCGCGATCCGGTTTCCGGCTGCGAATGGGATCGCTCCCAGGACTTTGCCTCGATCGCGCCGTACACGATAGAGGAAGCGTATGAAGTCGCCGACGCGATCGCGCGCGACGACTATGATGATCTGAGAGACGAACTTGGCGACCTGCTGCTTCAGGTGGTCTTCCATAGTCGTATGGCCGAGGAAGCCGGTCTGTTTGCGCTGGAGGACGTTGCCGCGAGCATCTCCGACAAGATGGAACGCCGCCATCCGCACATCTTCGGTGACGACGCCGCCGGCGGGCATCACCGGTGGGAAGAGATCAAGGCGGCGGAACGAGCGTCCAAAAGCACGAGCAGTGGCCCTGTCGGAGCGCTGGACGGCGTCGCTATAGGCCTGCCCGCGCTGCTCCGCGCAGAAAAGCTCCAGAAACGCGCGGCGCGCACGGGTTTCGACTGGCCGGACGCGGACGGGCCGCGTGGGAAGGTCATCGAGGAAATTGCCGAAATCGATGCTGCGTCCGAGGCCGAGCGCGAGGAGGAAGTCGGCGATTTGCTGTTTTCGGTCGTAAACTGGGCGCGTCACCTCGGGATCGATCCCGAGGCAGCCCTGCGCCAGGCCAACGCGAAATTTGAGCGTCGATTCAAGGCGATGGAAACAGAAGCTGGTGCCGGGTTTCAATCCCTCGATCTTGAGGGAATGGAGCGATTGTGGCAGTGCGCGAAGATCGACCCGGCAAAGTAA
- the hflX gene encoding GTPase HflX, whose protein sequence is MSITTDNGGGFDRDKDEFARGARCVVVFPEHGISSRDVAARLEETAGLAMAIGVVVVEKVSFRVRQPRPSTLIGSGQVEMLAATVRMEEADLVVFDAALTPVQQRNLEKELGAKVIDRTGLILEIFGERAATAEGRLQVELAHLDYQAGRLVRSWTHLERQRGGFGFLGGPGETQIEADRRLIRDRMARLKKELEQVSRTRGLHRDRRQRAPWPVIALVGYTNAGKSTLFNRLTGAHVVAEDLLFATLDPTLRQISLPGIDKAILSDTVGFVSELPTQLVAAFKATLEEVISADLLVHVRDIAHPDTMAQRDDVEAVLRDIGVDETTPRIEAWNKLDLLSDEDRTELVGEAARREDVVAISALDGEGVSDLLDTIATLLTAGHRRYVITLDAGDGAGAAWLHAHGEVLGQEVEGDSAAYDVRMAPRDYERFLQRSA, encoded by the coding sequence TTGAGCATAACGACCGACAATGGCGGCGGTTTCGACCGCGACAAGGACGAATTCGCACGCGGCGCCCGGTGCGTCGTCGTCTTTCCGGAGCATGGCATATCCTCGCGGGACGTCGCCGCGCGTCTGGAGGAAACCGCCGGGCTGGCGATGGCGATCGGTGTGGTCGTGGTCGAGAAGGTCTCGTTCCGCGTCCGCCAGCCGCGTCCCTCGACACTGATCGGCAGCGGCCAGGTCGAGATGCTCGCCGCGACCGTAAGAATGGAAGAGGCGGACCTCGTCGTCTTCGATGCGGCGCTGACACCGGTGCAGCAACGCAATCTCGAAAAGGAACTCGGGGCGAAGGTGATCGATCGCACCGGGCTGATCCTCGAGATATTCGGCGAACGGGCGGCGACGGCGGAAGGTCGTTTGCAGGTAGAACTCGCCCATCTGGACTATCAGGCCGGCCGCCTCGTACGCAGCTGGACCCATCTTGAGCGCCAGCGCGGCGGCTTCGGGTTTCTCGGTGGTCCAGGCGAAACGCAGATCGAGGCCGATCGGCGCTTGATCCGCGATCGCATGGCGCGGTTGAAAAAGGAACTGGAGCAGGTCAGCCGCACACGCGGACTGCACCGCGATCGCCGCCAGCGTGCGCCGTGGCCAGTCATCGCTTTGGTCGGGTATACCAACGCCGGCAAATCCACGCTGTTCAACCGTTTGACGGGCGCGCACGTCGTGGCGGAGGATCTGCTGTTCGCAACTTTGGACCCGACATTGCGCCAGATCAGCCTGCCGGGTATCGACAAAGCGATCCTGTCGGACACGGTCGGCTTCGTGTCCGAACTGCCCACCCAGTTGGTCGCGGCGTTCAAGGCGACGCTGGAAGAGGTGATCTCCGCGGATCTGCTCGTCCATGTCCGTGACATCGCGCACCCCGATACGATGGCGCAGCGCGACGATGTCGAGGCGGTGTTGCGCGACATCGGCGTCGACGAGACCACGCCGCGGATCGAGGCATGGAACAAACTCGACCTGTTGAGCGACGAGGACCGCACCGAACTGGTCGGTGAGGCTGCACGGCGTGAGGACGTCGTGGCGATCTCGGCGCTGGACGGGGAAGGGGTCTCCGATCTGCTCGACACGATCGCGACCTTGCTGACCGCCGGACATCGGCGTTACGTCATCACGCTGGATGCAGGCGACGGGGCGGGGGCCGCATGGCTGCACGCCCATGGCGAAGTACTGGGACAGGAAGTCGAGGGCGACAGTGCGGCCTATGACGTCCGCATGGCACCGCGCGACTACGAACGGTTCCTGCAACGCAGCGCGTGA
- the hfq gene encoding RNA chaperone Hfq produces the protein MADKQTSLQDLFLNALRRSKTPVTMFLVKGVKLQGIVTWFDNFSVLLRRDGQSQLIYKHAISTIMPSGSVDVAAIVNAIGEAQKRAPLLQEIFLNAVRKSEDNVTMFLVNGVMLQGQIAAFDLFCMLLQRDGMSQLVYKHAVSTIQPAHPLNLADEQADGEDD, from the coding sequence ATGGCCGACAAGCAAACCTCCCTTCAGGACCTGTTCCTTAACGCGCTGCGCCGTTCGAAGACGCCGGTGACGATGTTCCTCGTCAAGGGCGTGAAACTGCAGGGGATCGTGACGTGGTTCGATAACTTCTCGGTACTGTTGCGCCGCGATGGCCAGAGCCAGCTGATCTACAAGCATGCCATCTCCACGATCATGCCGTCGGGTAGCGTCGATGTCGCCGCGATCGTCAACGCGATCGGAGAGGCGCAGAAGCGCGCGCCGTTGCTGCAGGAGATTTTCCTGAACGCCGTGCGCAAGTCCGAGGACAATGTGACGATGTTCCTGGTCAACGGCGTGATGCTGCAGGGCCAGATCGCCGCGTTCGACCTGTTCTGCATGCTGCTCCAGCGCGATGGCATGTCGCAGCTTGTCTACAAGCACGCCGTCTCGACCATCCAGCCGGCGCACCCCCTTAATCTGGCCGATGAACAGGCCGACGGCGAGGACGATTGA
- the ntrX gene encoding nitrogen assimilation response regulator NtrX, whose protein sequence is MALDILIVDDERDIRELVSGVLEDEGYQARTAADSDAALEAIATRRPSLVLLDVWLKDSKLDGLDLLDEMKRRDPSIPVLVISGHGNLDTAVAAIRRGAVDFIEKPFEAERLLLMVERATETERLRREVATLRASAGRDDDLTGSSTAINGVRATLKRVAATGSRVLVMGGAGVGKEVAARLLHGWSGRVNAPFVIVSAARMTPERVEEELFGIEDHGGLVRPGLLEQAHGGTLFLDEIADMPVTTQARILRVLTDQSFTRVGGQRVVKVDVRVVSATARDLMQEIAEGRFREDLYYRLNVVPVLIPGLAERREDIPALVHHFMAHYASERRVPTPEIAPDAMVALQSYEWPGNVRQLRNVVERTIIMAPGDRIGRIDLDLLPAEVLGDPGEIGGSGNAIMGSPLREARETFEREYLRVQIRRFSGNISRTAHFIGMERSALHRKLKLLGITETRED, encoded by the coding sequence ATGGCGCTCGACATCCTCATCGTAGACGACGAACGCGACATTCGGGAACTCGTCTCCGGCGTTCTCGAAGACGAAGGCTATCAGGCGCGCACCGCGGCCGACAGCGATGCCGCGCTCGAGGCGATTGCCACACGCCGGCCCTCGCTGGTGCTGTTGGACGTGTGGCTTAAGGATTCGAAGCTCGACGGCCTCGATCTGCTGGACGAGATGAAGCGGCGCGATCCCTCCATCCCGGTGCTGGTCATATCCGGCCACGGCAACCTCGACACGGCGGTCGCGGCGATCAGGCGCGGTGCGGTGGATTTCATCGAAAAGCCGTTCGAGGCCGAACGGCTGCTGTTGATGGTCGAACGCGCGACGGAGACTGAGCGGTTGCGCCGCGAGGTCGCGACGCTGCGCGCCAGCGCCGGCCGTGACGACGATCTGACGGGCAGTTCGACCGCGATCAACGGCGTTCGTGCGACGTTGAAACGGGTCGCCGCCACGGGCAGCCGGGTGCTGGTGATGGGCGGGGCAGGGGTCGGCAAGGAGGTTGCCGCGCGCCTGCTTCATGGCTGGAGCGGGCGGGTCAACGCGCCCTTCGTCATCGTCAGCGCGGCGCGGATGACGCCGGAGCGGGTCGAGGAGGAATTGTTCGGGATCGAGGATCATGGCGGTTTGGTGCGCCCCGGTCTGCTCGAACAGGCGCACGGCGGCACGCTGTTCCTGGACGAGATCGCCGACATGCCGGTGACGACGCAGGCGCGGATCCTGCGCGTCCTGACCGACCAGAGTTTCACGCGTGTCGGCGGCCAGCGCGTGGTCAAGGTCGATGTCCGCGTCGTATCGGCCACCGCACGCGATCTGATGCAGGAAATTGCCGAGGGTCGTTTCCGCGAGGATCTCTATTACCGCTTGAACGTCGTGCCGGTATTGATCCCCGGCCTGGCGGAGCGGCGCGAGGATATTCCCGCGCTCGTGCATCACTTCATGGCGCATTACGCCTCCGAACGCCGCGTTCCGACACCGGAAATCGCGCCCGATGCGATGGTGGCGCTGCAAAGCTACGAATGGCCGGGCAACGTCCGCCAGTTGCGCAACGTCGTCGAGCGGACGATCATTATGGCGCCGGGCGACCGGATCGGGCGGATCGACCTGGACCTGCTGCCGGCCGAAGTGCTTGGCGATCCGGGCGAAATCGGCGGCAGTGGCAATGCGATCATGGGATCGCCGCTGCGCGAGGCACGCGAGACGTTCGAGCGCGAATATCTTCGCGTCCAGATCCGGCGCTTTTCCGGGAACATATCCCGGACGGCGCACTTCATCGGCATGGAGCGTTCCGCGCTGCACCGTAAGCTGAAGTTGCTGGGCATCACGGAAACGCGGGAGGACTGA
- the ntrC gene encoding nitrogen regulation protein NR(I): MSKTGNILVVDDDAAIRTVVAQSLRREGHKVTSVATLAEMEVQLAIAMPDVLISDVILPDGNGLDRIARLTVDHPSLPVIVLSAQNTLSTAVRATEVGAYDYLPKPFDLDALSRAVQGGLARDRGGPIDPVGEDDATLPLIGRSAAMQDVYRIIARVVSNDLTVLISGESGTGKELVARAIHDLGPRKRFPFVAINMAAIPRELIEAELFGHERGAFTGAQARTAGRFEQAAGGTLFLDEIGDMPIEAQTRLLRVLQSGEFTTVGGARTIRADVRIVAATNKDLSGLVSSGQFREDLFYRLNVVPVALPALRARRQDIALLARHFLDRAAESGLPRKQLEPQAIVALEHYDWPGNVRELENIMRRMAVLARDERIDAEEVRSMLGATISRPLFDGDPGIEAAVQARIERLAREEPGVLDDGTLYDRIIGEVERPLIEAMLARHGQNQLRAARAMGINRNTLRKRLDTLGIDPASGRSSEAVTG, translated from the coding sequence ATGAGCAAGACGGGCAATATCCTGGTCGTGGACGACGACGCCGCGATCCGTACCGTCGTCGCGCAATCGCTGCGACGCGAAGGGCATAAGGTCACGTCGGTCGCGACCCTGGCCGAGATGGAAGTGCAACTCGCGATCGCGATGCCGGACGTGCTGATATCCGACGTCATCCTGCCCGACGGCAACGGGCTGGACCGGATCGCCCGGCTGACGGTGGACCATCCCAGCCTGCCGGTGATCGTATTGTCGGCACAAAATACGCTCAGTACGGCAGTGCGCGCCACGGAGGTCGGCGCGTACGACTATCTGCCCAAGCCGTTCGATCTCGATGCCTTGTCCCGCGCGGTGCAGGGGGGATTGGCGCGCGATCGCGGCGGGCCGATCGATCCGGTGGGCGAGGACGATGCGACGCTGCCGCTGATCGGGCGCTCGGCGGCGATGCAGGACGTGTACCGGATCATCGCGCGCGTCGTATCGAACGACCTGACCGTATTGATCTCGGGCGAATCCGGCACGGGCAAGGAACTGGTGGCGCGGGCGATCCACGATCTGGGGCCGCGCAAACGCTTCCCATTCGTCGCGATCAACATGGCCGCTATTCCGCGCGAACTGATCGAGGCGGAACTGTTTGGGCACGAACGCGGCGCGTTCACTGGCGCACAGGCGCGAACCGCGGGACGGTTCGAACAGGCGGCAGGCGGCACGTTGTTCCTCGATGAAATCGGTGACATGCCGATCGAGGCGCAGACGAGGCTGTTGCGCGTCCTACAGTCGGGCGAGTTCACGACGGTGGGCGGCGCACGGACGATCCGCGCCGACGTCCGGATCGTCGCCGCGACGAACAAGGACCTGTCGGGACTGGTCTCGAGCGGACAGTTTCGCGAGGACCTGTTCTATCGTCTGAACGTCGTGCCCGTCGCGCTGCCGGCGCTGCGCGCGCGGCGGCAGGACATCGCGCTGCTGGCACGGCACTTTCTCGACCGCGCAGCCGAAAGCGGTCTGCCGCGCAAGCAGTTAGAGCCGCAGGCGATCGTTGCGCTGGAGCATTACGACTGGCCCGGAAACGTGCGCGAGCTGGAGAATATCATGCGCCGTATGGCGGTGCTAGCGCGCGACGAGCGGATCGATGCGGAGGAAGTGCGATCGATGCTGGGGGCCACGATCTCCCGGCCGCTTTTCGACGGCGATCCGGGGATCGAGGCGGCGGTGCAGGCGCGGATCGAGCGGCTGGCGCGCGAGGAGCCCGGTGTGCTTGATGATGGCACGCTGTACGACCGGATCATCGGCGAAGTCGAACGCCCCCTGATTGAAGCGATGCTGGCACGGCACGGCCAGAACCAGCTCCGGGCGGCGCGTGCGATGGGGATCAATCGCAATACGCTGCGGAAAAGGCTGGATACGCTGGGCATCGATCCTGCGTCCGGACGGTCGAGTGAGGCAGTAACGGGGTAG
- a CDS encoding two-component system sensor histidine kinase NtrB: protein MVVDPLGRIAHANADCETLLNLSERAMLGQPLASILRSPRDPASRDDHGFAAFDTEIELARGGRVRADFIEAAVADHPGWRTITLHHAATSRRMGHSADRASAARAAVGAAAMLAHEIKNPLSGIRGAAQLLGRSGSAEGEELTTLIVTEVDRIAALIDRMQDFTDTRPLKLVPENIYPLLDHARRVALAGFAANMTIEERFDPSLPPVLGDRDAILQVILNLLKNACEAMAGQPDARVTLATAYRHGMAVSAGPGRPRRPLPIEICVIDNGPGAPPDIAEHLFDPFISGKPEGQGLGLALVDKLVRDMGGIIQYTREGSPEATVFRILLPRGQ from the coding sequence ATGGTCGTCGATCCTCTCGGCCGGATCGCCCATGCGAATGCCGATTGCGAGACGCTGCTGAACCTGTCCGAACGCGCCATGCTGGGCCAACCCCTCGCATCGATTTTGCGGTCGCCACGCGATCCCGCCAGTCGCGACGATCATGGCTTTGCCGCGTTCGATACGGAGATCGAGCTTGCCCGGGGCGGACGCGTACGCGCGGACTTCATCGAAGCGGCGGTGGCGGATCATCCGGGCTGGCGTACGATCACCTTGCATCATGCCGCCACGTCGCGCCGGATGGGCCACAGCGCCGACCGGGCATCCGCTGCACGCGCCGCTGTCGGCGCGGCCGCAATGCTCGCACATGAAATCAAGAACCCGCTGTCGGGCATTCGCGGAGCTGCACAATTGTTGGGGCGCAGTGGCAGCGCGGAAGGCGAGGAGCTGACGACGCTCATCGTCACGGAAGTCGATCGGATCGCGGCTTTGATCGATCGTATGCAGGACTTCACCGATACACGCCCCCTGAAGCTGGTGCCGGAGAACATCTATCCGCTGCTGGACCATGCCCGCCGCGTGGCACTGGCCGGGTTTGCCGCCAACATGACGATCGAAGAACGGTTCGATCCGTCCCTGCCCCCGGTTCTCGGCGATCGTGATGCGATCCTGCAGGTGATCCTGAACCTTCTAAAGAATGCGTGCGAAGCGATGGCTGGGCAGCCGGACGCACGCGTGACGCTGGCGACTGCCTATCGCCACGGCATGGCGGTCAGCGCCGGGCCGGGCCGGCCGCGCCGCCCGCTGCCGATCGAGATCTGCGTGATCGACAACGGGCCGGGCGCGCCGCCGGATATCGCGGAGCATCTGTTCGACCCGTTCATCAGCGGAAAGCCGGAGGGGCAGGGGCTTGGCCTCGCCCTGGTCGACAAACTAGTGCGCGATATGGGCGGGATCATCCAATATACGCGTGAGGGTTCGCCGGAGGCGACCGTCTTCCGTATCCTGCTGCCGAGAGGGCAATGA